ATCAGTAAGTCTGATTCCTTCGGCAATGAAAACTTCTTGCCTTGTCCTGTACAACAAAGTTAATCCCGCATCATTGTCCTGCATTGCAGCGATATCAGCTTCTGTAAGCGATGTGCCAGAAACAGAAGGCACATCTACATTTCCATCTTGACGGCTTAATACCAATCCAGGTCGACCATTAACAACAATGTCAGCATTATCAGGTCTAGAACCCTCATCTACTTGTGATCGCTGCTCAATAGAATCATCAATATTTCGAACTTCCCTTGTCGCAATTAAATCCAATAACGCAGTTAAGTTTGTTCTAGCCGCAACAATATCATTATCAGATAATGCAGCCTCAGCTAAAATCAAATACGCCTCTTCCGCCTTCATATAATGCACAGGCGCATCTTCGTTGGGGTCCAAAAATGAATATTTTGGATCAAGAAAGTCGAGCGTTGGAAGCGGCTGAAGATCATCGAAAGTCGCTCTTTCATACAAGGCATCTTCAAACGTATTACTAGGACCGTTAGACTCATCGAACATTACGGTTCTATCAAAAGAGCTATCTAAAGACAACGCATTGTTAGCAGCATTCACGGCTTCTGACTTATTACCTAAATAGTAGTTTGCTCTCGCTTTTGCCAAATGATACTCAGGCTTTGCACTTATAGCAATTGCTGCATCAAACGATGCAATAGCGTTCTGATAATGTTGATCCGCTGGTACGGGCACACCTACTGGTTCCGCCGGCAACGCCGAGAAATACATTCCTGAGAACAAATAGGCTAAACCTTCAAAGTAATTAAACTCAGCCTCCGTAGTTGCATCGTAATTTGGATCTCCGGGACCAACCTCTGCAATTCCGAATTTCGCAAGTTCTCGCAATCGTTGAATATCCCTTTGGGTATCTCTCATATCCGGATCAGTAATCTGAATTTCTAGACCGTCCATAAACTGGTTGAAGAAAGTCTGCGTATTTACATAATTATCCGATCCTAGTTCCGCTAAGGTTAAGGTTTCTTGAAATACCAAAGCTAATTGTCTTTCCAAACCTGTAAGCCAAATGGATGATGAATTCGGTTGACCTACGACAGATGCTTCAGAAAGGTTAGGATTCTCAACCTCTTTAAAGTCAACAACATCGCCAAAGTCACCTGTACAGCCAAATATAAAAATGGCTACAATAAATGTTATTAGTTTTTTCATTTTTACAATTTTTTATTAAAATTCAAATCTTAATGAAGCTACGTAAGTTCTTGGTGCCGATTCTGTACCGTAGGCAAAACCACCACTTGCAAAACCATTTTGAGCAGCAATACCTGAACCTGTGGTTTCAGGATCAAATGTACCAGCTGTCCAATTGAAAGGGTTTGTCACGGTAACTCCTAAACGAATATTACTAAACAAAGGCTTAGCGATATCACCAAAATTGTAAGAAGCCCCTATATTTCTGACTTTTAAGAAGTCATTGTCAAAAACAAAGAAGTTTACATAATTAAACGGAGAGGTCGTCCCAATTAGCTCTTCTGGTATACCTGTATCATCCGTTCCACGTAAGTGCCTCAACAAGAAACTTAAATCTGTGATTTTTCCGCCAAATTGATAATCAGCAGTTGCAAAGAAATTAAAATCCCCATAAGTATAGTTCAATCCCATTGAACCAAATTTAGGAGCAAACGTATCTCCAAGGGCAGTATTTGGCTCAAAAGCATACGTGCCGTCATCTTGCAATATAGCTGCGGTACCTCTCAAATACCCTAAACTCTGACCTTCTTCAACTACAGAACCCAGAACCGTAAATCCACCGACCACAAATGCAGGGGCTCCACCGGCATCGGTTACTAAATTTTCATTCGTATTATAGGATAAGTTTATACTCAAACTATGCTTCTCCGTCTGTATTGGGGTAGCATTTAAGGCAAATTCATATCCCTTGTTCTCTACCTCTCCGATATTCTGAATTTGATTGGCTTGTCCTGAAGACGGTGGGTCCTGAGGAGTAAATAAAGCATCTTCCGTAATACCAATATATCTTGTTCCACTTAAGAACAATCTATTACTAAAAAATCCAAGCTCCAGACCAAATTCTGTCGTTCTTACACGCTCTGACACCAACTCATCATTACCTTGATTATCAAATGTAAATGACGGATTGCCTAGGAACGGGTTTTGAGCAAATGTCCTGTCCTGAGAAAAAGGCTGCGCGAAGTTTGTAGCTTCCCCATAGTTTGCTCTTAGTTTTATAGTTGAAACCACATCACTAATGCCAGAATTTATATAAAAATCATGATCGCTTAAGTTATAAGTCAAACCAATTTTAGGCAACAACAATGGGTCAGTGTCAGCTCCAGAAGCAGTGTTCTGATCCAATCTACCTCCAAATTCCAAGAAAGCCACATTATAAATACCAATGTTTTCCAAGAAATACAAACCATAGTTTGCATTTTCCAAAACAAAATCCTCAAAAATTTGTTCAGAGAAGTTATTCAGCGAACGTGTTCCATCGACACCGCCAGAGCCATCTAATCTATTTTGCCTGTCTGAAGTTCTAAAAAACTGTCCACCTAAAATTGTAACGAAAGAAAAATTATCCGTGTTGGCTCTATGGGTAAGGTTAAAATCGGTAGTTAACGTAAATGCCGACCTCAAAACCCTTGAAAGTTCACCTTGATCCGTAGTTCCCGGAGCAATAGCCCCTAATTCAACTTGAAGGGCATTGCTTAACAGCTCTTCTTGAACCGTATTCCTATTATCTATACCAATCGTAGCATTTGCTTGCAGGTTATCAGTAATATCATAAATAAACTTGTTAGAGGCGGTAATACGATTTGTGGTACTCGTTATATCTACCAGTTGTCCTATACGAGCATACCTAGCCAACTCATCTTGCCAATCAGCATCACTAATTTCCTCAGTATTACCTCGCGCAGAACCTTCTATACCGGAAAATCTAGAAAAACTGGTATTCGCATTGTAATCCAAGTTAGACTCGAAATTTACAAAAGAGAACGAACCTTGATATCTTAATTTATCCGTCACCTTAGCTGTTAAGCCAAAGGTGAAATTCCTTCTTATCTGCTCATTGATATCATTGTAACTGTCGTCCTTATATAAACTACCAGCAAAATTATAAGTAAATTTCTCGGAACCACCGCTTAATCCGGCTCTGTATTGCTGAGACCAACCTGGTCTGAAGATTGCCTCTGCCGTTCTATCATATCTTAAGAAATCCGTTGTTGCCTTAATGGCGCCCACATTACTTTCAAAGAACGCCGTACTTGTACCGTCCTTACCTTTTTTGGTGATGATTTGAATAATACCATTTGCAGCATCCGCTCCGTATAAAGTTGTAGCAGCACCACCTTTAATATATTCAATTCTCTCAATAGACTCTACCGGAATATCAGCCAATGCCGAAACATTCGCCCCACCAGTAGCAATACCTAGTTCAGGATTGGAGTTCAAATTATCAACCCGAACACCATCAATAATAACCACAGGTGTTGCGGAGGAAGCCGCAGAAATTGGACCCCTTGTTCTGATAATAGCCGCTGTACCCGGTTGTCCTGAGCTCAAACGTATTTGGGCACTTGGGGTAGTTGACTGTAATAATTGGTCTATTTGATTTGCTGGAAGCTTATCAATATCCTCAGCATCTAAAACGTCCACTGTAGTTGATAACTTTCTTCTAGCAATACCTGAACCCTGACCGGTCACAATAACCTCTTCCAAAGCCTGTGCATCTTCCACCATTTCAATGTTTAATGTGTTGGAGGCTCCGACCGTTCTGCTTACGGTCTTCTGACCAAGATAACTGAATCGTAATACTTGTCCCTCTGCAACATTAATGGTAAAATTTCCATCAAAATCGGTTTGGGTTCCGTTTGTAGTTCCTACCTCAACAACGGATACGCCCGGTAAAGGCAATCCACTTTGGTCGGTAACAACACCGGAAACTGTTTTTTCCTGAGCGTAGGAAAATGAGATGAACAACACCAACAACGGTGTTAACATCCATGTAAACTTCTGTTTCATAGAATTAGTTTTTTGAATTAGCTTGCGCCAAAAGTCTTAAAAATTACTTAACTATCCAAAGGCTAACTTACACCAAGAGATGTTATTGTTAAAAAAGAGCTGTTTATTATCATATTTACAAGAATTTCATTTTTTCGTTAATTTATTTTTAATTTTTTAACAATTAAAAGAAGTGTCAAAATCTTAAAACAATCTTAAAAAAGCTAA
This sequence is a window from Maribacter aestuarii. Protein-coding genes within it:
- a CDS encoding TonB-dependent receptor domain-containing protein, with translation MKQKFTWMLTPLLVLFISFSYAQEKTVSGVVTDQSGLPLPGVSVVEVGTTNGTQTDFDGNFTINVAEGQVLRFSYLGQKTVSRTVGASNTLNIEMVEDAQALEEVIVTGQGSGIARRKLSTTVDVLDAEDIDKLPANQIDQLLQSTTPSAQIRLSSGQPGTAAIIRTRGPISAASSATPVVIIDGVRVDNLNSNPELGIATGGANVSALADIPVESIERIEYIKGGAATTLYGADAANGIIQIITKKGKDGTSTAFFESNVGAIKATTDFLRYDRTAEAIFRPGWSQQYRAGLSGGSEKFTYNFAGSLYKDDSYNDINEQIRRNFTFGLTAKVTDKLRYQGSFSFVNFESNLDYNANTSFSRFSGIEGSARGNTEEISDADWQDELARYARIGQLVDITSTTNRITASNKFIYDITDNLQANATIGIDNRNTVQEELLSNALQVELGAIAPGTTDQGELSRVLRSAFTLTTDFNLTHRANTDNFSFVTILGGQFFRTSDRQNRLDGSGGVDGTRSLNNFSEQIFEDFVLENANYGLYFLENIGIYNVAFLEFGGRLDQNTASGADTDPLLLPKIGLTYNLSDHDFYINSGISDVVSTIKLRANYGEATNFAQPFSQDRTFAQNPFLGNPSFTFDNQGNDELVSERVRTTEFGLELGFFSNRLFLSGTRYIGITEDALFTPQDPPSSGQANQIQNIGEVENKGYEFALNATPIQTEKHSLSINLSYNTNENLVTDAGGAPAFVVGGFTVLGSVVEEGQSLGYLRGTAAILQDDGTYAFEPNTALGDTFAPKFGSMGLNYTYGDFNFFATADYQFGGKITDLSFLLRHLRGTDDTGIPEELIGTTSPFNYVNFFVFDNDFLKVRNIGASYNFGDIAKPLFSNIRLGVTVTNPFNWTAGTFDPETTGSGIAAQNGFASGGFAYGTESAPRTYVASLRFEF